One Gordonia mangrovi genomic region harbors:
- a CDS encoding serine hydrolase domain-containing protein codes for MGSPHTVDTAAIVAATESAVADATSGAPRMAGVVAGTTSNERLLSLAAGGVRAIDSHPGSPDAMTTDSVFALFSTTKTITATVALQLVEDGTLDLDAPAAEYSPRLGNVAVLEGFDGAGNPQLRAPRSAITTRQLLSHTAGFGYDFFDGAYHRLTREHGVPGIISATRESLATPLLFDPDTAWRYGSNVDWAGLVVEGVTGQRLGSVMSERVFSPLGMSDTAFTLSWEMSDRRALMHHRTPDGGLRTNRKWALPAEPDLHMGGHGLYSTARDYLTFIRMWLNDGLSDAGDQILRPATIEMAERNQLGARRVTPLPGVIPALSHDVEFFPGVPKTWGLAAMINKEDAPTGRPAGSLGWAGLANLYFWIDRRTAIGGFWATQLFPFFDPTALDAYLDFETTVYRTLPKRS; via the coding sequence ATGGGCAGTCCACACACGGTCGACACGGCCGCCATCGTCGCGGCCACCGAGTCGGCGGTCGCCGACGCGACGTCCGGCGCGCCTCGAATGGCCGGGGTCGTCGCCGGCACGACGTCGAACGAGAGGCTGCTCTCGCTGGCCGCAGGCGGGGTGCGCGCCATCGACAGCCACCCCGGCAGCCCGGACGCGATGACCACCGACAGCGTCTTCGCGCTCTTCTCGACCACCAAGACCATCACCGCGACGGTCGCGCTGCAACTCGTGGAGGACGGCACGCTCGACCTCGACGCACCCGCGGCCGAGTATTCGCCCCGACTCGGCAACGTCGCCGTGCTCGAGGGGTTCGACGGCGCCGGTAACCCACAGTTGCGCGCACCGCGATCGGCGATCACCACCCGACAGCTGCTCAGCCACACCGCCGGTTTCGGCTACGACTTCTTCGACGGCGCCTATCACCGGCTGACCCGTGAGCACGGCGTCCCGGGCATCATCAGCGCCACCCGCGAATCACTGGCGACCCCGCTGTTGTTCGATCCGGACACGGCGTGGCGCTACGGCAGCAACGTCGACTGGGCCGGGCTGGTGGTGGAAGGGGTCACCGGGCAACGCCTGGGTTCGGTGATGAGCGAGCGGGTGTTCTCGCCGCTCGGCATGTCCGACACCGCGTTCACGCTCTCCTGGGAGATGTCCGACCGGCGTGCGCTGATGCATCACCGCACCCCTGACGGTGGACTGAGGACCAACCGGAAATGGGCACTGCCCGCCGAACCCGACCTGCACATGGGCGGCCACGGCCTCTATTCGACGGCCCGCGACTACCTCACCTTCATCCGGATGTGGCTCAACGACGGCCTGTCGGACGCCGGCGATCAGATCCTGCGACCCGCGACGATCGAGATGGCCGAACGCAATCAACTCGGCGCTCGTCGGGTGACCCCGCTCCCCGGGGTCATCCCGGCCCTGTCGCACGATGTGGAGTTCTTTCCCGGAGTGCCGAAAACGTGGGGACTCGCCGCGATGATCAACAAGGAGGACGCGCCCACCGGGCGCCCCGCCGGCTCGCTCGGCTGGGCCGGGTTGGCCAATCTCTACTTCTGGATCGACCGGCGCACCGCGATCGGCGGGTTCTGGGCGACGCAGTTGTTTCCCTTCTTCGACCCGACCGCCCTGGACGCCTATCTCGACTTCGAGACGACGGTCTACCGCACCCTGCCAAAACGCAGCTGA
- a CDS encoding aldo/keto reductase — translation MSVPTITLNNGVEIPQLGFGVFQIPPEDTKAATLTALEVGYRHIDTAEMYGNEKEVGQAVAESGIPRDQIFITSKLNNGYHAFDDALRATDQTLADLGVDAMDLFLIHWPLPGIDVDYVDTWRALEKIHAEGKARAIGVSNFQQAHLERLFAETDVVPAVNQIEVHPYLTQNSLRAVNAEHGIATEAWSPIAQGDVLDDPVLTKIAGEKNRTPAQVTLRWHIQRGDIVFPKSVTRSRVEDNFALFDFELSPVDMAAIEGMNRDRRRGPNPDEFNYIP, via the coding sequence ATGTCTGTACCCACGATCACCCTGAACAACGGCGTCGAGATCCCGCAGCTCGGCTTCGGCGTCTTCCAGATCCCGCCGGAGGACACCAAGGCCGCGACGCTCACGGCGCTCGAGGTCGGCTACCGCCACATCGACACCGCCGAGATGTACGGCAATGAGAAAGAGGTCGGTCAGGCGGTCGCCGAGTCGGGTATCCCGCGGGATCAGATCTTCATCACCAGCAAGCTGAACAACGGCTACCACGCCTTCGACGACGCGTTGCGTGCCACCGACCAGACGCTGGCGGACCTGGGCGTCGACGCCATGGACCTGTTCCTGATTCATTGGCCGCTGCCCGGCATCGACGTCGACTACGTCGACACCTGGCGGGCGCTGGAGAAGATCCATGCCGAGGGCAAGGCCCGCGCCATCGGTGTCTCGAACTTCCAGCAGGCACACCTCGAGCGACTGTTCGCCGAGACCGATGTGGTGCCCGCCGTCAACCAGATCGAGGTACACCCCTACCTCACCCAGAATTCGTTGCGCGCCGTCAATGCCGAGCACGGCATCGCCACGGAGGCGTGGTCGCCGATCGCCCAGGGTGACGTGCTCGACGATCCGGTGCTGACCAAGATCGCCGGTGAGAAGAACCGCACACCGGCGCAGGTGACATTGCGGTGGCATATCCAGCGCGGCGACATCGTGTTCCCGAAGTCGGTGACCCGCTCGCGCGTCGAGGACAATTTCGCTCTGTTCGACTTCGAACTGTCGCCGGTGGACATGGCCGCCATCGAGGGGATGAACCGGGACCGCCGGCGCGGGCCGAATCCGGACGAGTTCAACTACATCCCGTGA
- a CDS encoding pyridoxal phosphate-dependent aminotransferase, with protein MKISRRAEAVAPFYAMEFGKRAAQLEAAGHHVVKLSIGEPDFGAPPAFLSAVRDLTDGRPLTYTAALGLPELRSAIADFYSRHFGCDVAPGRVVVTSGASAALLLSCAALIDPGDEVLVADPSYPCNRRFAESYGAQVRLVPTTAATRFQLTSDLVVDAWHERTRGVMVASPSNPTGTSVPFDELTRLCAEVRDRDGWRIVDEIYLGLADDAGGHAPRSILASDPGAIVINSFSKYFGMTGWRLGWCIVPDDVVDVLERLAQNFYICPPTPAQYAALECFTDESLVLTEARRAEFRIRRELVIDGLQRIGLSVPVVPDGAFYVYIDVAPTGLTSAEFCDRALAEAHVALTPGKDFGHHTADDHVRLSYAASTDELTEGIRRLGDFVSALRH; from the coding sequence ATGAAGATCTCCCGGCGGGCCGAGGCGGTCGCGCCCTTCTACGCGATGGAGTTCGGCAAGCGGGCCGCGCAACTCGAGGCCGCAGGTCATCACGTCGTGAAGCTCAGCATCGGCGAGCCCGATTTCGGGGCGCCACCGGCATTCCTGTCCGCGGTGCGCGACCTCACCGACGGCCGTCCGCTGACCTACACCGCGGCGCTGGGTCTGCCCGAACTGCGCTCGGCGATCGCCGACTTCTATTCACGGCATTTCGGATGCGATGTGGCTCCCGGCCGGGTCGTGGTGACGTCGGGGGCATCGGCGGCGCTGCTGCTGAGTTGCGCAGCGCTCATCGATCCCGGCGACGAGGTGCTGGTCGCCGACCCGTCGTACCCGTGCAATCGCCGGTTCGCCGAGAGCTACGGTGCGCAGGTGCGTCTGGTGCCCACCACCGCGGCCACCCGCTTTCAGCTCACCTCCGACCTCGTCGTCGACGCCTGGCACGAGCGCACCCGGGGCGTGATGGTGGCCTCCCCGTCCAATCCGACCGGTACGTCGGTCCCGTTCGACGAACTGACCCGCCTCTGCGCGGAGGTCCGCGACCGTGACGGGTGGCGGATCGTCGACGAGATCTACCTCGGACTCGCCGACGACGCCGGCGGTCACGCACCCCGCAGCATTCTCGCGAGCGACCCCGGCGCGATCGTGATCAATAGTTTCTCCAAGTACTTCGGCATGACGGGGTGGCGGCTGGGCTGGTGCATCGTTCCCGACGATGTGGTCGATGTCCTGGAACGCCTGGCACAGAATTTCTACATCTGTCCGCCGACGCCGGCCCAGTACGCCGCCCTGGAGTGCTTCACCGACGAATCACTCGTCCTCACCGAGGCACGCCGTGCCGAATTCCGCATCCGCCGCGAACTGGTGATCGATGGGCTACAGCGGATCGGTTTGTCGGTGCCCGTGGTGCCCGATGGGGCGTTCTACGTCTATATCGACGTGGCCCCCACCGGCCTCACCTCGGCGGAATTCTGCGACCGGGCCCTGGCCGAGGCACATGTCGCGCTGACGCCGGGAAAGGACTTCGGACATCACACCGCCGACGACCACGTCCGGCTGTCCTACGCGGCATCCACCGACGAGCTGACCGAGGGGATCCGCCGGCTCGGCGACTTCGTGAGTGCGCTGCGGCACTGA
- a CDS encoding iron-sulfur cluster assembly protein, with translation MTTLAPTTHAATIEEVVAALGTVVDPELDEPITDLNFVRSILLDDEGVTVHLRLPTSFCSPNFAYLMASDAQDALHRLGDIGLVRVILDDHHDSDKINAGLAADAGYVGTFGVEADDSLDDLRDIFVRKAHIAAMERCITDLLARGAITVADLPHLTVRDLPPGPKKGALLRRRANAGLSLCPNSLVLVDDDGRAVAADDIAMQLRFARAVRISIEGNGHFCRGLLATRYADDDDCNGRSGPVIIDRRSERSHS, from the coding sequence ATGACCACCCTGGCCCCGACGACGCACGCCGCGACGATCGAGGAGGTCGTCGCGGCGCTGGGCACCGTGGTCGATCCCGAACTCGACGAACCGATCACCGACCTCAACTTCGTCCGGTCGATCCTGCTCGACGACGAGGGCGTGACGGTACATCTGCGTCTCCCGACGTCATTCTGCTCACCGAATTTCGCCTACCTCATGGCCTCTGATGCGCAGGACGCGCTGCACCGCCTCGGCGACATCGGACTGGTGCGGGTGATCCTCGACGATCACCACGACAGCGACAAGATCAATGCGGGTCTGGCCGCCGACGCCGGCTATGTGGGCACGTTCGGCGTGGAGGCCGACGACAGCCTCGATGACCTGCGCGACATCTTCGTCCGCAAGGCGCATATCGCGGCGATGGAACGGTGTATCACCGATCTCCTGGCCCGCGGGGCGATCACCGTCGCCGATCTTCCTCACCTGACGGTGCGTGATCTGCCACCGGGGCCGAAGAAGGGGGCTCTGCTGCGCCGCCGCGCGAACGCCGGATTGAGTCTGTGTCCCAACAGTCTGGTCCTGGTCGACGACGACGGCCGGGCGGTCGCCGCCGACGATATCGCCATGCAACTGCGATTCGCCCGCGCAGTGCGGATCTCCATCGAGGGCAACGGCCACTTCTGCCGCGGCCTGCTCGCCACCCGCTACGCCGACGATGACGACTGCAACGGACGCAGCGGTCCGGTCATCATCGATCGCCGATCCGAGAGGAGCCACTCATGA
- the mimD gene encoding propane 2-monooxygenase effector subunit MimD has translation MHFGTDTEFSNMCGVTLMNTPIGRVVADVMGAKDGVDLTEYPSMIRVDGVNRLTFDYDELTDALGQEFDGSIFEEISSTHYGRMVHLDDRTILFASPEDAAEFIGFDLTAST, from the coding sequence ATGCATTTCGGTACGGATACCGAGTTCTCCAACATGTGCGGCGTCACGCTGATGAACACGCCAATCGGCCGAGTGGTCGCCGACGTCATGGGCGCGAAGGACGGCGTCGATCTGACCGAGTATCCCTCGATGATCCGCGTCGACGGCGTCAACCGCCTCACCTTCGACTATGACGAACTGACCGACGCGCTCGGTCAGGAGTTCGACGGTTCGATCTTCGAGGAGATCAGCTCGACACACTACGGACGAATGGTCCACCTCGACGACCGCACGATCCTGTTCGCCAGCCCCGAGGACGCCGCCGAGTTCATCGGCTTCGACCTCACCGCATCGACGTGA
- a CDS encoding aromatic/alkene/methane monooxygenase hydroxylase/oxygenase subunit alpha yields the protein MSRQSLTKAHAKITELSWEPTFATPATRFGTDYTFEKAPKKDPLKQIMRSYFPMEEEKDNRVYGAMDGAIRGNMFRQVQERWLEWQKLFLSIIPFPEISAARAMPMAIDAVPNPEIHNGLAVQMIDEVRHSTIQMNLKKLYMNNYIDPAGFDITEKAFANNYAGTIGRQFGEGFITGDAITAANIYLTVVAETAFTNTLFVAMPDEAAANGDYLLPTVFHSVQSDESRHISNGYSILLMALADERNRPLLERDLRYAWWNNHCVVDAAIGTFIEYGTKDRRKDRESYAEMWRRWIYDDYYRSYLLPLEKYGLTIPHDLVEEAWNRITNKHYVHEVARFFATGWPVNYWRIDPMTDKDFEWFEEKYPGWYNKFGKWWENYNRLRYPGRNKPIAFEDVDYEYPHRCWTCMVPCLIREDMVTDKVDGQWRTYCSETCAWTDTTAFRGEYEGRDTPNMGRLTGFREWETLHHGKDLADIIKDLGYVRDDGKTLIPQPHLNLDPDKMWTLDDVRGNTFQSPNILLNEMSDDEREAHVAAYKANRNGAVPA from the coding sequence TTGAGCAGGCAGAGCTTGACCAAGGCACATGCGAAGATCACCGAGCTGTCGTGGGAACCCACCTTCGCGACACCGGCCACCCGATTCGGCACCGACTACACGTTCGAGAAGGCCCCGAAGAAGGACCCTCTCAAGCAGATCATGCGCTCGTACTTCCCGATGGAGGAGGAGAAGGACAACCGCGTCTACGGCGCGATGGACGGCGCCATCCGCGGCAACATGTTCCGCCAGGTCCAGGAGCGCTGGCTGGAATGGCAGAAGCTGTTCCTGTCGATCATCCCGTTCCCGGAGATCTCGGCGGCCCGCGCGATGCCGATGGCCATCGACGCCGTGCCGAATCCCGAGATCCACAACGGACTGGCCGTACAGATGATCGATGAGGTTCGTCACTCGACGATCCAGATGAACCTCAAGAAGCTGTACATGAACAACTACATCGACCCCGCCGGTTTCGACATCACCGAGAAGGCGTTCGCCAACAACTACGCCGGCACCATCGGCCGGCAGTTCGGCGAGGGCTTCATCACCGGCGACGCGATCACCGCGGCCAACATCTATCTGACGGTGGTCGCCGAGACCGCGTTCACCAACACCCTGTTCGTGGCGATGCCGGATGAGGCCGCGGCCAACGGCGACTATTTGCTGCCCACCGTCTTCCACTCCGTGCAGTCCGACGAGTCCCGACACATCTCCAATGGCTACTCGATCCTGCTGATGGCGCTGGCCGACGAGCGCAATCGTCCACTGCTCGAGCGTGATCTGCGCTACGCCTGGTGGAACAACCACTGCGTCGTGGATGCGGCCATCGGCACGTTCATCGAGTACGGCACCAAGGACCGCCGCAAGGACCGCGAGAGCTACGCCGAGATGTGGCGGCGGTGGATCTACGACGACTACTACCGCAGTTACCTTCTGCCGCTGGAGAAGTACGGCCTGACGATCCCGCACGACCTGGTCGAGGAGGCCTGGAACCGCATCACCAACAAGCACTACGTGCACGAGGTGGCCCGGTTCTTCGCCACCGGCTGGCCGGTCAACTACTGGCGGATCGACCCGATGACCGACAAGGACTTCGAGTGGTTCGAGGAGAAGTATCCCGGCTGGTACAACAAGTTCGGCAAGTGGTGGGAGAACTACAACCGCCTGCGCTACCCGGGCCGCAACAAGCCGATCGCCTTCGAAGACGTCGACTACGAGTACCCGCACCGCTGCTGGACCTGCATGGTCCCGTGCCTCATCCGCGAGGACATGGTCACCGACAAGGTCGACGGCCAGTGGCGCACCTACTGCTCGGAGACGTGCGCGTGGACCGACACCACCGCCTTCCGCGGTGAGTACGAGGGCCGCGACACCCCGAACATGGGACGCCTCACCGGTTTCCGTGAATGGGAGACGCTGCATCACGGCAAGGACCTCGCCGACATCATCAAGGATCTGGGCTACGTCCGCGACGACGGCAAGACGTTGATCCCGCAACCACATCTGAATCTCGATCCGGACAAGATGTGGACGCTGGACGACGTGCGCGGCAACACGTTCCAGAGTCCGAACATTCTGCTCAACGAGATGTCGGACGACGAACGCGAAGCGCATGTCGCGGCCTACAAGGCCAACCGCAACGGGGCTGTGCCCGCCTGA
- a CDS encoding aromatic/alkene monooxygenase hydroxylase subunit beta produces MSAPAAPRERSFPSIEFTDAEAGAKDFPSSKSRKYNYYQPAKKRATMYEDVTVDVQPDPERHLSQGWIYGFGDGPGGYPQEWTAAKSSNWHAFLDPNEEWEQSIYRNNSAVVHQVDLCLQNAKRARAYDNWNSAWMKFIERNLGAWMHAESGMGLHVFTSIQRSAPTNMINNAVAVNAAHKLRFAQDLALFNLDLSEAEEAFDGSVHKEVWQSAPEWQPTREAVERLTAIGDWCELLFATNIVFEQLVGSLFRSDLVMQVAARNGDYITPTIVGTGEYDYARDLNYSRALFQQLARDEKYAVDNRKLFSDWMSVWVPRCLDAARGLQPIWSQPTDKSVTFSASLDAAKTKFRDVLSTIDVDIPEELNQ; encoded by the coding sequence ATGTCAGCACCAGCAGCACCCCGGGAACGCAGCTTCCCCTCCATCGAGTTCACCGACGCCGAGGCCGGCGCGAAGGACTTCCCGAGTAGCAAGAGCCGCAAGTACAACTACTATCAGCCGGCCAAGAAGCGCGCGACGATGTACGAGGACGTCACCGTCGACGTGCAACCCGATCCGGAGCGCCACCTCAGCCAGGGCTGGATCTATGGATTCGGCGACGGCCCGGGCGGATATCCACAGGAGTGGACGGCCGCCAAGAGCAGCAACTGGCATGCCTTCCTCGATCCCAACGAGGAGTGGGAACAGTCCATCTACCGCAACAACTCGGCGGTGGTGCACCAGGTCGATCTCTGCCTGCAGAACGCGAAGCGGGCACGCGCATACGACAACTGGAACTCGGCTTGGATGAAGTTCATCGAACGGAATCTGGGCGCATGGATGCACGCCGAGAGCGGCATGGGGCTGCACGTGTTCACCTCGATCCAGCGGTCGGCACCCACCAACATGATCAACAACGCGGTCGCCGTCAACGCCGCTCACAAACTGCGTTTCGCGCAGGATCTCGCATTGTTCAACCTCGACCTGTCCGAGGCCGAGGAGGCCTTCGACGGATCGGTGCACAAGGAGGTCTGGCAGTCCGCGCCGGAGTGGCAGCCCACCCGGGAGGCGGTCGAACGGCTCACCGCCATCGGCGACTGGTGTGAACTGCTGTTCGCCACCAACATCGTCTTCGAGCAGCTGGTCGGTTCGCTGTTCCGCTCGGATCTGGTGATGCAGGTCGCGGCCCGTAACGGCGACTACATCACCCCGACCATCGTCGGCACCGGCGAGTACGACTACGCCCGGGATCTGAACTACTCGCGCGCGCTGTTCCAACAGCTCGCACGGGACGAGAAGTACGCGGTGGACAACCGGAAGCTGTTCTCCGACTGGATGTCCGTGTGGGTGCCGCGGTGCCTGGACGCGGCCCGCGGTCTGCAACCGATCTGGTCGCAGCCGACCGACAAGTCGGTCACCTTCTCCGCCAGCCTCGACGCCGCGAAGACCAAGTTCCGAGACGTCCTGTCCACCATCGACGTCGACATCCCCGAGGAGTTGAACCAGTGA
- a CDS encoding 2Fe-2S iron-sulfur cluster-binding protein, whose amino-acid sequence MADTHRINFDPVDIEMEVSEDETILDAAFRQGIHLMHGCREGRCSACKSYMLDGDVQMDDYSTFACNEAEEAEGYVLLCRTYAYSDCDIELLNFDEDELLGGAPIQDVRTRVAAIEPLTRDIVSLRLDVVEPATIEFKSGQYVDLFIPGTDEKRSFSIATTQRTPDRLEFVIKKYPGGLFAGMLSGEENGKGLNVGDEIMVNGPYGSCTLRNGHVLPIVAIGGGAGMAPLLSLLRHISEEEINRPVRFYYGARTAADLFYLDEIASLGEKIADFSFTACLSESMADAPPGVRVIEGNVTDIVDTCEPDLARTEVYFCGPPPMVDAALALAEAQSVPHDQVFYDKFTSPAFDEP is encoded by the coding sequence GTGGCCGACACCCACCGCATCAACTTCGATCCCGTCGACATCGAGATGGAGGTCAGCGAGGACGAGACCATCCTCGACGCCGCGTTCCGGCAGGGCATCCACCTCATGCACGGGTGCCGAGAGGGCCGGTGCTCGGCATGCAAGTCGTACATGCTCGACGGCGACGTCCAGATGGACGACTACTCCACCTTCGCCTGCAACGAGGCCGAAGAGGCGGAGGGGTACGTATTACTCTGCCGGACCTACGCATACAGCGACTGCGACATCGAACTGCTCAACTTCGACGAGGACGAGCTACTCGGTGGTGCACCGATCCAGGACGTTCGCACGCGGGTCGCCGCGATCGAGCCGCTGACCCGCGACATCGTGTCACTGCGTCTCGACGTCGTCGAACCGGCGACGATCGAGTTCAAGTCCGGACAGTACGTCGACCTCTTCATACCGGGCACCGACGAGAAGCGGTCGTTCTCCATCGCGACCACCCAGCGCACACCGGACCGGCTCGAGTTCGTCATCAAGAAGTACCCGGGCGGACTGTTCGCCGGCATGCTGAGCGGTGAGGAGAACGGCAAGGGTCTGAACGTCGGCGACGAGATCATGGTGAACGGCCCCTACGGTTCGTGCACGCTTCGCAACGGTCACGTGCTGCCGATCGTCGCCATCGGCGGCGGCGCCGGCATGGCCCCGCTGCTGTCGCTGTTGCGTCACATCAGTGAGGAGGAGATCAACCGTCCGGTGCGCTTCTACTACGGCGCCCGAACCGCGGCGGATCTCTTCTATCTCGATGAGATCGCCTCTCTCGGAGAGAAGATCGCCGATTTCTCGTTCACCGCCTGCCTCTCGGAGTCCATGGCCGACGCCCCACCGGGCGTGCGAGTGATCGAGGGCAACGTCACCGACATCGTCGACACATGCGAGCCCGACCTAGCGCGAACGGAGGTGTATTTCTGCGGTCCCCCACCGATGGTCGACGCGGCGCTCGCGCTCGCCGAGGCGCAATCGGTGCCCCACGATCAGGTCTTCTACGACAAGTTCACGAGCCCGGCCTTCGATGAGCCGTGA
- a CDS encoding amidohydrolase family protein, producing MYEKNGEKYFIVDGHVHLWDGREANQRNIHGKQFIDCFYDYHKNLSPEEQVWDYDTYCYYGPDRFWNDLFVNGPVDHAIFQATILREFYVNGFAQVDDSLKLAQDHPDKLTYNHAYDPRDGEQGLVQLRRDAETMQLQGVKLYTAEWHGDSRGYKLDDPWSRRYLEECINLGIKNIHVHKGPTIRPLDRDAFDVADVDKVATDYLDLNFIIEHVGLPRLEDFCWIATQESNVYGGLAVAIPFIHTRPRYFAQIIGELLYWIGEDKILFASDYALWTPQWLVERFVDFQIPEDMTEYAPITVEQKKKILGLNAAALYPNIAVPEELRIPTDAADPGVEVAAGAKDSVTA from the coding sequence ATGTACGAGAAGAACGGCGAGAAGTACTTCATCGTCGATGGCCATGTCCACCTGTGGGACGGCCGCGAAGCGAATCAGCGCAACATCCACGGCAAGCAGTTCATCGATTGCTTCTACGACTATCACAAGAATTTGAGCCCCGAAGAGCAGGTGTGGGACTACGACACCTACTGCTACTACGGCCCGGATCGATTCTGGAACGACCTGTTCGTCAACGGTCCGGTCGATCACGCCATCTTCCAGGCGACCATCCTGCGCGAGTTCTACGTCAACGGCTTCGCCCAGGTCGACGACTCGCTCAAACTGGCCCAGGATCATCCCGACAAACTGACGTACAACCACGCCTACGATCCGCGCGACGGCGAGCAGGGTCTGGTGCAACTGCGCCGAGACGCCGAGACGATGCAGTTGCAGGGCGTCAAGCTCTACACCGCCGAATGGCACGGCGACTCGCGCGGATACAAGCTCGACGATCCGTGGTCGCGGCGCTACCTCGAAGAGTGTATCAATCTGGGCATCAAGAACATTCATGTCCACAAGGGGCCGACGATCCGCCCCCTGGACCGCGACGCCTTCGACGTCGCCGACGTGGACAAGGTGGCCACCGACTATCTCGATCTGAACTTCATCATCGAACACGTCGGTCTGCCCCGACTCGAGGACTTCTGCTGGATCGCCACCCAGGAGTCGAACGTGTACGGCGGTCTGGCCGTCGCGATCCCGTTCATCCACACCCGTCCGCGGTACTTCGCGCAGATCATCGGTGAGCTGCTCTACTGGATCGGCGAGGACAAGATCCTGTTCGCCTCCGATTACGCGCTGTGGACCCCGCAGTGGCTGGTCGAACGGTTCGTGGACTTCCAGATCCCCGAGGACATGACGGAATACGCACCGATCACCGTCGAGCAGAAGAAGAAGATCCTCGGACTCAACGCGGCGGCACTGTATCCCAACATCGCCGTGCCCGAGGAACTCCGCATCCCCACCGACGCCGCCGATCCGGGGGTGGAGGTCGCCGCCGGCGCGAAAGATTCGGTGACCGCATGA
- a CDS encoding NAD(P)-dependent alcohol dehydrogenase: protein MKAVQVVGYHDKLQLNDIPDPEITGPLDVIVKIGGAGVCRTDLHILEGQWAEKSQVTLPYTIGHENAGWVHAVGDAVTNVAVGHTVILHPLITCGLCRACRAGDDVHCENSDFPGIDTDGGYAEYLKTTARSVVRIDDSLQPSDVAALADAGLTAYHAAAKVARMTRPGDTCVVIGAGGLGHIGIQVLNAITGVTIVVVDRNPAAVELAVEVGAHHGIVADGSHVEKILELTDGKGAEAVLDFVGEGGATAEGIAMLRRAGNYFVVGYGENIDVPTIDVISTEINFIGNLVGSYNDLTELMTLAAQGKVTLHTTKYALDEFQQAVDDLDAGRVRGRAILVP, encoded by the coding sequence ATGAAAGCGGTTCAGGTCGTGGGGTACCACGACAAACTACAGCTCAACGACATACCCGATCCGGAGATCACCGGGCCGCTCGATGTGATCGTGAAGATCGGCGGTGCCGGGGTCTGCCGCACCGACCTGCACATCCTCGAGGGCCAGTGGGCCGAGAAGAGTCAGGTGACACTGCCTTACACGATCGGTCACGAAAACGCCGGGTGGGTGCACGCCGTCGGTGATGCGGTCACCAATGTCGCCGTCGGCCACACCGTGATCTTACATCCGCTGATCACCTGCGGATTGTGCCGGGCCTGCCGCGCCGGCGACGACGTGCACTGTGAGAACAGTGATTTCCCCGGCATCGACACCGACGGCGGCTACGCCGAGTACCTCAAGACGACCGCACGCAGCGTGGTGCGCATCGACGACTCCTTGCAGCCGTCGGATGTCGCCGCACTCGCCGATGCCGGACTCACCGCCTACCACGCGGCGGCCAAGGTCGCGCGGATGACCCGCCCGGGTGACACGTGCGTGGTCATCGGCGCAGGTGGACTGGGACACATCGGCATTCAGGTCCTCAACGCGATCACCGGGGTCACCATCGTGGTGGTGGACCGCAACCCGGCGGCCGTCGAGCTGGCCGTCGAGGTCGGCGCCCACCACGGCATCGTCGCCGACGGGAGCCACGTCGAGAAGATCCTCGAACTCACCGACGGCAAGGGCGCCGAGGCCGTCCTGGACTTCGTCGGTGAGGGCGGTGCGACCGCTGAGGGCATCGCGATGCTGCGCCGCGCCGGCAACTACTTCGTCGTCGGCTATGGCGAGAACATCGACGTGCCCACCATCGACGTGATCTCCACGGAGATCAACTTCATCGGCAATCTCGTCGGCTCGTACAACGACCTGACGGAACTGATGACACTGGCCGCCCAGGGCAAGGTCACCCTGCACACGACCAAATACGCCCTGGACGAGTTCCAGCAGGCCGTCGACGACCTCGACGCCGGCCGGGTCCGGGGCCGAGCCATCCTCGTCCCCTGA